The sequence CGCCGAGGTCTCGCACCGAGCCGTTGGTCAGCACGCCGGCCACGCCCAGCCCTTCGTGCACGGCCGAGTTGACCTCGCCCCAGAACGAGCCGATGCCGGGCTGCTCGTCCAGGTCCTGCATCACCACGAGCGTGGGCACGCCGTTTACCGGCGCGACATGGCGGTAGTAGTCGAGCCGCAGCTGCCGCATCTCGGCGGCGGGCCGGTCGGAAGGCTGCGCGGCGCGGATGCACGCGGTGCGCGCGAAGCCCAGCATCGGCGCCATCGGCTGCGGTGCGGCCACCAGCGTGCCGCGGGTGAAGCCCTGCGCGCTGCGCCCGCCCATCGCGATTTCGAGCGCGTTGCAGATCGTCGGCGTGTCGACCGAGCGCAGCTTGCGGACGAGTTCGGCACCGAGCGCCGGACCTGGTGCGGCGGCGCTCATTCGAGCGTCACATGGTTGGCCTTGATGAGCTCGGCGAACTTCAGCGTCTCGTCCTGGATGAACTTGCGGAACGCCTGGGGCGTCATCGGCCTGGGCGTGAAGCCTTGCGCCGCGAGACGCTCGACCACCGAGGGCGTGCGCAGCACCGCGACCACTTCGGCGTTGAGCCAGGTGACCACGGGTGCCGGCGTCGCTGCCGGCGCCA comes from Variovorax paradoxus and encodes:
- a CDS encoding RraA family protein, producing the protein MSAAAPGPALGAELVRKLRSVDTPTICNALEIAMGGRSAQGFTRGTLVAAPQPMAPMLGFARTACIRAAQPSDRPAAEMRQLRLDYYRHVAPVNGVPTLVVMQDLDEQPGIGSFWGEVNSAVHEGLGVAGVLTNGSVRDLGDLSPRFPILAGSIGPSHAFVHVESIGNTVEVFGLRVAHDDLIHADRHGAVRIPPHCLQALPACIDLVQRKEAPLLAAARAPGFSLAKIEAAMREADDIH